ATCTGAAGGATGAATCGGGAAAAGCTGTAGAGGTAACATTATGGGGAGAATTCTGTAACCGAGATGGTCGGCAACTTGAAGAGATGGTTGATTCAGCCTCTCACCCGGTTTTAGCTATCAAAGCTGGAAAAGTAAGCGACTTCAGTGGGAAGTCTGTGGGGACAATCTCTTCAACACAGCTCTTCATAAATCCAGATTTCCCTGAAGCCCATAAACTGAGGAACTGGTTCGATCACGGAGGAAAAGATACTGCATCCTTCTCCATTTCTAGAGATACCATGCCTGGAGGAAGTTCAAGGAATGAGATAAGAAAAAGTGTTTCTCAGATCAAAGAGGAAGGCCTTGGAAGATCAGAGAAGCCTGACTGGATCACTGTGAAAGCAACTGTATCATTCATCAAAACAGATAGCTTCTGTTACACAGCTTGCCCTTTGATGATTGGAGATAAACAATGCAACAAAAAGGTGACACGGTCTGGAACAAACAGGTGGCTCTGTGACCGGTGCAACCAAGAGTCTGATGAATGCGACTACAGATACCTGCTTCAGGTGCAGATACAAGACCACACTGGGTTGACTTGGGTAACTGCGTTTCAAGAAACGGGAGAAGAAATCATGGGATGTCCGGCTAAGAAGCTTTACGCATTGAAATACGAACTAGAGAAGGAGGAAGAATTTGCAGAGATTGTTAGAGACAGACTGTTTCATCAGTATATGTTAAAGCTGAAGATCAAAGAGGAATCGTATGGGGATGAACAAAGAGTTAAGATGACAGTGGTGAAGGTAGATGCGGTGAATTATACATCCGAAAGTAAATTCTTGCTTGGTTTGCTCGTAAGGTAAGGTCTTTTATAGGTTAAACATTGAGAGATTTCATGTAACAACTCAGAATATGCAAACTTGAGTTTAGTACCCTACTATATGATGAATTCTGTGGAATCTTTGTGATTCAATGAAGCTTAAGCGTTATGGTCTCAAATCTCATTTGTTTTTTCGGattcaagaaacaacaaattttacTTTTGATAAAAGTTCATTGCTGCAACATCAAACGAATACACAGAGAAAGAGAACAGATTACAATGGTGTAAGAAAGATATATAGGTTAAGCTTAGGTTCTCTTGACAGGGTCGAAGTTGGAGACGCCGAGGACGACACCAATGATGACGGTGAGGACGAGGCCACCAGAAGCAATACTGAGCAAGAAATTCTTGAGGGAAGGAGAGATTCCAGAACCAGCAGCTTCAGCGACATCCGGGATAACCATGGAAGCAGTGAGAGCAGCCGCAGAGATCCCGGCCAAAGCTTTGTCCATCTTGAGCGCCTTAACTTGGATCCTCTGTGCTCTGCCTCCAGGTGCAACCAAGGCCTTGGATGGTTTCAGAGTCAATGGTTTGAGGAGAGGAGATGAACGGGTCTGGTTAAGTGGCGTGACCAATGACATCGCGGAGGTAGAAGCCATATCTTCCGATCTCTtttgaactctctctctctctctttctctctgtctctagaTTCTCTTTCGAAATGTGAGAAGTTGCTGAGGAGAATGGTATTTGACAAGGGAGCTTTGATTCGGAGATTGGAGGTGTGAGATATGAGTCTTACGTGGCAGCTTCTAAGCTTCCAAATGGCTTATTGGATAGATAACGTTATCTTCATTTGAGATTACTGTGGTTGCTATTGGgcgtgataaaaaaaatatcgtaCTGTACATCGAGTCTCCGATTCCATAATTGACAAATTGGTTAAGGTAAAACCGAATTGAGAGGTGCATAGTTTTCGGTTCGATtaagattttggaaaattttatgaattaagAACATAAAAATACAGTTACAACAAATGTTGGTTCTCAGTTCTCACACACTTATATTGTAGAGTATATATACAAAGTGTTTGAAGAAATAAtcagtttataaaaatattctcAGGGATcacaaattatgaaattattacaaacccacccccaaaacgtgAAGATATTAATATTGTTGGCAACATTTGCCTTTGAAGTTGAAAAGTAATCAACCCTCAGTAAAtaatatgatacaaaaaaaaacccaaaaggcTTTTCACATTTTTCGAAGGTTGTCCAACCTGGCCTGCAGGTCACTATCTATTCCTCCGCCATCCTCAGCTCCGGTTGCCTCAGCTTGTACCACTTTGTTCTTTGCTGCTGGTACAGCGACCGCACCAGATGGAGCATTCACCAGCTGAAACACAACAGATATACAAGTCCaatcagttttttgttttaagtatgGTAACCAAATGTAAAACCTAAAGGGCTCCTCGGTCTATAACAAGTAAACAGTTTCAAGATCcgagttagttttttttttttaaaagatgtttCAGTAGATTAAACATCCATAAGTGGAATAGTATATAGTAAATGGGTAGCAGATGTTTTGTGTTTACCTCTTGGTTGATGTCGATTCCGATCTCGTCAAGGACTTGACTAACAAGATCTtcagtctcttcttcttcctcatctccttCCAAAGCATCATCAATAGCATCTCCCATGACCTCAGAGACCATCTCCATCTTCTCGTTCTGCCGCTCAAATTCTTGCATGATTTTCTGGAGAGAAGGCAGGTTCATCTGCCTGTTCATCTGCCCCATTGCTTTAGTCACACCTTTCATCGCCTCACCCATCGCTTGTGTTGATTTCAGAGTCTGAAGAACACGAAACATAcataaaaagttttataattgcCTGCCTTTGCAGGAAATAAGTAGTGATTAATGCGTTTTCATATTCATTAAGAGACTATTTggtgtaaatgaaaaaaaaaaaaaaaaaaaacatacctggATCCTGAGNCTGAGAGATACACCTTGGAGTTGGGATTTAAGCTTGTAGAACTTTTCAATCTGGTGCCGCGTTCTGATAAGATCCTTTGCCATCACTTTAACAGCTCCCTGTGAGAAAGTAAAGTAGTTATCCAACAAAATGATAAAGGTCAATTTACACAAGTAAATCGTAACTTTGATAGAACACAGAGTTTTTGTCAACTAATTCGAGCTGTAtagttagaagaagaagaaaaaaacaaaccatctGGCCTTGCTTAGCGGTCTTTTTAATCTCGGCGATGAGTTTCTTTTCTTGAGTTTGAAGGCCTTGCCTCtccctctctatctctctgatCGACTTATCCAGCATCCGCTTGTTCTCCCGCAGTAGCTCTGCNNNNNNNNNNNNNNNNNNNNNNNNNNNNNNNNNNNNNNNNNNNNNNNNNNNNNNNNNNNNNNNNNNNNNNNNNNNNNNNNNNNNNNNNNNNNNNNNNNNNNNNNNNNNNNNNNNNNNNNNNNNNNNNNNNNNNNNNNNNNNNNNNNNNNNNNNNNNNNNNNNNNNNNNNNNNNNNNNNNNNNNNNNNNNNNNNNNNNNNNNNNNNNNNNNNNNNNNNNNNNNNNNNNNNNNNNNNNNNNNNNNNNNNNNNNNNNNNNNNNNNNNNNNNNNNNNNNNNNNNNNNNNNNNNNNNNNNNNNNNNNNNNNNNNNNNNNNNNNNNNNNNNNNNNNNNNNNNNNNNNNNNNNNNNNNNNNNNNNNNNNNNNNNNNNNNNNNNNNNNNNNNNNNNNNNNNNNNNNNNNNNNNNNNNNNNNNNNNNNNNNNNNNNNNNNNNNNNNNNNNNNNNNNNNNNNNNNNNNNNNNNNNNNNNNNNNNNNNNNNNNNNNNNNNNNNNNNNNNNNNNNNNNNNNNNNNNNNNNNNNNNNNNNNNNNNNNNNNNNNNNNNNNNNNNNNNNNNNNNNNNNNNNNNNNNNNNNNNNNNNNNNNNNNNNNNNNNNNNNNNNNNNNNNNNNNNNNNNNNNNNNNNNNNNNNNNNNNNNNNNNNNNNNNNNNNNNNNNNNNNNNNNNNNNNNNNNNNNNNNNNNNNNNNNNNNNNNNNNNNNNNNNNNNNNNNNNNNNNNNNNNNNNNNNNNNNNNNNNNNNNNNNNNNNNNNNNNNNNNNNNNNNNNNNNNNNNNNNNNNNNNNNNNNNNNNNNNNNNNNNNNNNNNNNNNNNNNNNNNNNNNNNNNNNNNNNNNNNNNNNNNNNNNNNNNNNNNNNNNNNNNNNNNNNNNNNNNNNNNNNNNNNNNNNNNNNNNNNNNNNNNNNNNNNNNNNNNNNNNNNNNNNNNNNNNNNNNNNNNNNNNNNNNNNaaaaaaaaaaaaaaaaaaatctttcgaTCGGAACGACGAAACGcgttaaaagagagagagagatagattcttctttttcttcgtcgTAAAGAAGGTAGGAGGAACCTCAAGTTTCTTATATTTCTCAAATTTAGTACAAATCTTTCTTAATATTAATATCTGACTCCCTATCTCTTTGTTTGGAACAAAAACCCCCCCTCAAATGTAAAAACAGTACACATAATTTTTAAAGAGGGACTAGGCTGATGGGTTGTCTTGGGCTCATATTCTTGGCCTGAAATAAGATGTAGAGAGATTGATCTTCAAGCCTTTTAAGATGTAGAGGTtgcattattaatatataaaaaaaaaaagtccatttCTCATTTTCGTAACATTTCGAGAACAAGACTCACTCTTGAAAATTAACATGGAAATTTTACGAAAGTACGGTCTTTAGAAATTTATATCTGAAAATGCGACGGATTTTAACTTGAAAATGTTAtcaataaacaatttaaaaacatatatgattcATGTCAATGGTATTTACTATTGTACCTTCAAATAATCTAGTTaccgtcccgttgaccccattagcccactgctagcttgcTCCCATAGGCCCAAAACTAATCACCACGGAAGTGAAACTAATCATctaaatccaccagtaggttattggtgtgccaggcgttcctcgaatactggtccccaccctttaacaaccttctcACAAGACaaactgtcaccaattgatctgcagctaatacaacaaataagttatatatatatatatatatatattttttttttttacctaaacaACATAATTCTAaacatatctattttttttttttaataaactctTTCCACGTTTCCAAATTTTTCTTCAGATATTATTGTACATGTTGTCCACTTTAGTATCCATCTCTTGAGCAATCTTCTTGTAGTTTCCCATGAGTTGTTACATCATTTTCTCAAGTTTGTTTCTTTGAGAAACCATTGGTGGATTCAACGGTGCTTGGAATCCCTCTTTGATATTCTCTCTCTGTCCCTTAGGGCATCTTCATTGGGAGACTCTTATTTtgaagctctttttttttttgattaaaaagtgtacttttacaaaataagaagtttttgttgttgaataaaattattCTCCATTGGTAGACTCTTATTAgggttcttatttttgaaaaaaaaatatgttaaaaatataattaatttaagtagaacaaattcatcaaatacAAACATAGTAGAAGTGGAATAAGCTGAAAGGAAACAATTAAACCTTGTGAAGGCTCCAAACTAAAACCACATTTCTGCAAAACAACATACCGGCTTTACCAATTTAAACCTAAACTTATGCCTTCTCCAAGCGAAAGATACATAATGTGATTACCTTCTCTCCAGGAAGAACGTAGATATTGTTATTCGTAGTTGTTAAGAGCATGGATTTTCAATCGTTGATGAATTTCATATCGTTAACCTTAGCAGTATCCCCACCCACCAGAAATGTGTCAAACAGACTGTACAAAAGAGATTGAAATTGGGTTGACTAGTCATAACTTAGTTACAAGAGCAGTCATGTGTAAGGCTGTGTGAATCATACTAAGTAGCTAACCTTGTCATAACACCGGGAATCAAACAACTTAACAGCACCTACTTCCATTGCAATAGAAAACACCAGGCCTTGTTGGTCATACGCAATTCCAAAGGTGATACACCATACACCAAGCCTTTTTGGTTATATCCAATTCCCAATTCCAGAGGTGATATCAGACCTGTCTTTATGCCCTTTAAAGTAGCCAAGGATCCGATTATCATACATTGAAAGATATCTCACTTGGTCCCTTGGGAACCCCATGCTAACCACTTTGTCGTTTACATCATCGACCGCCACTTCCACCGCTACTGATGGCTGTAGCCATTGGTAATACTTGTGGTAGTGGGCGTGCCATATAACCATAACTTTGCAAAACCGAACCAGATGCAACAAGTAAGGTTAAAGTGTGATAATTATCATTATCCTAACCACATTGAAGACCAAACGAGAAGTTAAATAAGTCAAATTTTACATACTTGATATGTTGCCAAACAGATCATCTGAtggaagaaaaaattgaaatgttttcAAGACTAGGTTCATCAATTCAAGGTTAAACTCAGACAATACACCATCCTATCTAATAGCGACACTCAACACAAAGTATGAATCAAGCAATGGACAAGATCGATGGAAACATATAATTTATGCCTAAATTCATCTTCATTCATGGCTAATTTCGTTAATCCTAATAAAAATCATGCCTacgaacacaaaacaaaagagatattgaagaaccctaattttcgaAAATCCAAAAACCTAATCTCGAAATCGTTATAAAACAAGAATTCAAACAAATAGAAACATGAAATTACCATCATATGGAGATTGGTTCATCAAATTCTCGAAAAACAGTGAAGGAAACGCTTTGATTTGGTGGAAAAAACTCTCAACGAGTCAACGGTTCCGTATCCAAACTCGTCGATAGATTAGAACCTCTGATGTGTTGTTCTGATTGCTCAATCATCACCTCCGACTGAAGATTGTTTAATCAAAAAGAGCAAAGAATAGAGATTGGTTAATCGCAAATATGAGAATATGGGGAAGTGAAAGAACGGTGTCGCGAAAGAGAtggggagaagaaagagaaagaagggaaaaaagaaaaagattatttttttatttcaaaaataaaaccaatcaTATGTCTACACGTAACAATAAGGTAACAATAAGAGTTGATCTCAAAACTTACTAATTAAGAGACaactcttatgtttttttataagttttaatttattttttatcccaaaaaaataaGAGTTCTTGCTAAATCCTCCCAATGGACTTGCTCTAAGAGCATTTACATTGGTGTCTTAACTATAAAAATGATAgtaaacttaatatttaatttgatctCGTTAACTTTGTTGCCACGTGAAGAATtaagagagaatgagagagatagactagtagattaaaaaaaaaaagacaaaataaaaattgaagacCAATAACATGTTGCTAGGTCAAGTGTCTCTCAGGTTCATTAAAATTTCTGCAAAGACACGTATTTACACTGTTGtgcttattttattatttttaattaaagacCCTATAAAAATGTGAGATAGAGATGCCTTAATAatttgatgtttaggattttcacacatattaagacaaaaattatataattaatttattatttactttttttgatgattttttttttatgatcatCTCATGtgatgattatttttttctaacacttttttcacttttccacttttccatttttctagacttttagttttaaaaatatttacaaaatcaatcttctagagacaaaaaaaaatccaaaacgtCATAGAGTAGTTGTTAATTATATTGTggttttaaagacttttgtGGATAAGCTTGGTCTTCGGGGGTTCTCAACATGTATATGTGCCTCTATAGGTACATATGTAGGCGATGATCCGTGTAGTTTTGATTGAAACCTCGGTTTTGGTAATTcctttgattttaaatatagCTTATCTCCTCAGGTCTTTCATGCCAAACACCattatatacattaatacaCGTTTGCACCTTCTCCGCTGACATTAGCTCCTATTTGGTTTgtcttcaaaaagaaaattgaacatctctttcaatTACTTGAAAATTGAACATCTCTTTCTACATTGCTAACATCATCAATTGTTGTTGGCTAAAGATACTTTGCTCATCTAAACTAGATCACTTGAATTTAATAACAATTTGATGTCACTATGAAACCAACCTTACAAATGGCGgctaaaataaattaagcaTGAAGAAAACCAAACCTAGGTCATGACCTCATGTGCATGTTACAAGCAAATAAAACTGTTCCTAAAACACTTCATGATAAGAACAAATAGTCTGTGCCGATCAAATACCAAGTCTATGTACTTTGAAACGACAAATTATTATCGAGAAACGATAGAGACCTAAAGACAGCTGTGAAGGATCTGGCTTCGAAGATAACACTCTCTTCGACCCATTGCTATTTATGTATCAGAGACAGCTAATTTACTTGAAACACAAACCTCCAACGTTCCTATTCTTTTTCTCCCTAACTTATAAATCCGTCTTTTACTTAATTAAATAACGAACCAACGTCTTGTCTCCATGCATAAGTTAAAAGCAGGAACAGCCAAATTAACATGAGTGGCACCCATGTGTCGGTTTTAATGGTCGGTCCATTGTTCTTTACTTCTTTTAGTTTATATTCTAATCTTCCTGACATTAAGCTGAAGTTAATTAAGTATTGTATCTTCTTACTTAAAAAGACGATCTAGTAGTCGTGTTAAGTCAAGACACTCTCAAAATGGTAGAAATGATGAGTGTGTGCGATATAGTTGACTTTTATGAACCTAGctagagttttattttattttagtttcataatatatttgtgAAACAGTTACAAACACGCATCTCCCATTTTCGAATCCCAATACACATTCATGTATGggaatctataaaatattttaaacatttatacttTCTGCTGCTAAAAATGAATACATTCCTGATGGACATGTACAGCTAGAGAGGATGATCAGTGATGGCAAAGCAACGAACTTAACGGCTATCGGCAAAAGAAGGCTCTAGACCACgtaaagttttgaaatttgcggagaaaaaacaaatcgcaaagtatatttctgtttttgttctttctttaggTCTCTTTAAAGTTTAACATCCCAAtgagttatatattttgctttCAAAGATATGTGCACACATCATATACCATAACCCACTACGTTAACTGTACTACCAGAACCAACTACGTTACATATCCTGATctaattatacatttttttctcgTAAATATATTAGACATGATATTCGCGGATATAGAGACATCCAGAAGAAGACAACATATATACAGAAAGCTaactgaataaaaaataaacaatatgtgGTTTTAGCTAAAAACGAAATTTAATGTTAGAGAACTGATATAAGAAACAACTGGAGCCAATCTATATGTTGCTTGCAACACCCCCACTTGACTTACCTTCGTTGGCTCTTTCTCATTTTAATCAGTAGCAGTAAGTAAGTACTAATTCATCTTTAGTTAAAATCTCTTTATAGACGGCTAAGAGAGATGTTAAAGATGTAAATCAATTGGAGAATCGTGTTAAGCATAGAGATTGGATGGACAGACTCAACAACGACAAGCCATTGGCCATTGCATTAGAAAATAgttaaagtaaaagaaaagtgaGAATCCTTGTCGATGTGAATACAACCTCACAATCCCCATG
The Camelina sativa cultivar DH55 chromosome 15, Cs, whole genome shotgun sequence DNA segment above includes these coding regions:
- the LOC104747227 gene encoding vacuolar protein sorting-associated protein 2 homolog 1-like (The sequence of the model RefSeq protein was modified relative to this genomic sequence to represent the inferred CDS: added 36 bases not found in genome assembly) encodes the protein MMNSIFGKRKTPAELLRENKRMLDKSIREIERERQGLQTQEKKLIAEIKKTAKQGQMGAVKVMAKDLIRTRHQIEKFYKLKSQLQGVSLXLRIQTLKSTQAMGEAMKGVTKAMGQMNRQMNLPSLQKIMQEFERQNEKMEMVSEVMGDAIDDALEGDEEEEETEDLVSQVLDEIGIDINQELVNAPSGAVAVPAAKNKVVQAEATGAEDGGGIDSDLQARLDNLRKM
- the LOC104747225 gene encoding uncharacterized protein LOC104747225, yielding MASTSAMSLVTPLNQTRSSPLLKPLTLKPSKALVAPGGRAQRIQVKALKMDKALAGISAAALTASMVIPDVAEAAGSGISPSLKNFLLSIASGGLVLTVIIGVVLGVSNFDPVKRT